GCGCCGTGGTCTTTCCCGAATACGCGGAAGAGCTTGACGGCATCGAGGAATTCACCCACATCATCCTGATATACCACTTCCACCAGGCCGGGCCGTCGGCCCTGACGGTAAGGCCCTTTCTGGAGGATGTCGAAAAGGGCGTTTTCGCCACCCGCCATCCCAAAAGGCCCTCCGGCCTGGGGCTTTCGATGGTGAGACTGACCGCTCGTGAAGGAAATGTGCTGCTGCTCGAAGACGTTGACATCCTTGACGGCACGCCCCTTCTGGACATAAAACCCTGGGTCGCCAAGTTCGACCGTCCCTTTGACGCGGGAAGCGGGTGGGTTGACAATGTTGACGAACAAACCATGAAACAGCGTGGAAGGCGGAATTTTGCCGGGAACGGCGGAAATTCCGATAGCGGGGAAAAATCATGATAATCGCCGTAACGGGCGCAAGAGGGGCCGGAGCGACCTTTGTCGCGGCCAATCTTGCGGGAGCCTCGCTTTCGCCCGTGACTCTTTTGGATATGGATGTTTCAAAACCGTGTTGCGCGGATTTCATACGTGCCGAAAAAATCGCATCCGAGCCGGTCTTCGTTCCGGTTCCAAGGATTGACGCGGCCCTGTGCGACTCCTGCGGCGAATGCGTGGCCGCCTGTTATTACAAGGCCCTTCGGCCCTTCAGGGGCGCGCCCCAGGTTTTTCCGGCCCTTTGCCACAGCGGCGGAGCGTGCCGAAGGGCCTGCCCCACAGGGGCCATAACCCTGGCGGCAAGGCTCATCGGAGCCGTTGAAACAGGAGTTTCCGGCAACATTTTCCTGGTTTCCGGCAAAATGAGCGACCACGAGCACATGGGGCGGATTCTCGAAAAATCCATCAGGAAATTTGCCGAGCCCGGCGGGCTCACCATAATGGACTGTCCGCCGGACGCCTTTCCAAACCCCCTCGAATGCGACGTGATGCTGTGGGTGGCGGAGCCTTCGCCGCGCGGGATTTACGAGCTTTCCCGTTCTCTGTTGAAAGCGCGGGAAAAACGCCTTCCCTTCGGGGTGGTTGTGAACAGGTCGGGCGCGGGAGATGGCCGGATTGAAAGGCTTTGCCGGAAGGCCAGGGTCCCGGTTTTTCTGAGCATTCCGGATAGCCCTGGCATTTCGGCTGCGATATCGGAAAACAGGCTCCTTGTGGATGATCTTCCGCGATTGCGTCTGAGTTTCCGCCAAATGCTCCTTTCCGCCAAAAACCAGGCCCGGCGGCCTTCCAGGCTCTTTCTGATGGGGCCTTCTGTGCACGAGGGCGACATCGCGGCCCTGGCGTCCTGACATCAGGGACCGTTAGCGGAAATTTTCATAACCCGCCTTAAAAATCATGAAACGGCGCATTCGGCGACCCAAGGCCGGACGCGCCGTTTTTTTGTCCCTGCGTCATTCAAAATTCCCGTTCCGAAAATCGGTCTCCTGCCTGATGCAGATATTGTTGCATCGCTCGTTGCCAGAATGCAACATCGGCTGAGTCTTCCTTCAAAATTTTCCCGCCAATTTTGCCTAACTATCATGATTTAAAGCTTTTTCGATTTTAGGCACGCTTCATGCTCTAAAGTCCGTCAGGAGGATGAAGCGATGAACGCCATCATCATCAAAAACGACGGAACCATCAGGCATCCCGAAAAAAAACAGGGGGCGGACATACTGTCCTGCCTGGGTATGCCCGTTGTTTTGGAGCGGGGTTTCACCCTGGCTGGTTTTTTTCGCCTTATCAAAAATCATCCCGACCTGGCCCGGTTGAACGACATATTGCCTGATCTCGCGGAAACCCTGGGCGGGCCGGAGAGCCCCGCGCCGCGAAGGCAATGGTGAAGGTGAACTGCGCGGCCCTTCCCGACAATCTTCTGGAATCGGAGATGTTCGGCTACGTGAAGGGGGCCTTCACCGGGGCGGACAGGGACAAGCCGGGTCGCTTCCAGGAGGCCGACGGCGGAACCATATTTCTGGATGAAATCGGCGACATGCCCGTAGCTCTCCAGGCCAAGCTCCTCCGGGTCCTGGAGGACAAGGAGTTCTACCCCCTTGGAGGCCGCCGGGTGGTTAAGGTGGACGTCCGGATAATCTCCGCCACCAACAGGGGCCTCTGCGACATGGTTAAGGAAAAAACCTTCAGGGAGGACCTTTATTACCGCCTGAATGTCATGCGCCTTTCGATTCCGGCCCTCGCCGAACGCCGGAGCGACCTACCACTTCTGATCAGCCACATCATGAAGCGACTGGCCATTGCGCGCAAGCTGGAGGCGCTCAAGATCACCGGCCCTGCGATGGAGATTCTGCTCAACCACGATTATCCGGGAAACGTGCGGGAGATGGAAAACATCCTGGAACACGCCGCAATAATCTGCAGGGGGGAGGAAATCGCCCCAAGGCACCTTCCGCTTTATCTTCAAAAGGATGAAAAAAGGGAGCCTTCGCCGGAAACCTGTGCGCCGACCCTTGAAAAAAGCATGGACGATCACGAAAAATCGGCCATTTCCGGGGCTCTTGAAAATTGCCGGGGAAACAGGGGCAAGGCGGCCAGGCTTTTGGGAATGGACCGGTCAACGCTGTGGCGCAAGATGAAAAAACATGGAATCGCGGGGGACTGAAAACA
The Deltaproteobacteria bacterium genome window above contains:
- a CDS encoding sigma 54-interacting transcriptional regulator; its protein translation is MVKVNCAALPDNLLESEMFGYVKGAFTGADRDKPGRFQEADGGTIFLDEIGDMPVALQAKLLRVLEDKEFYPLGGRRVVKVDVRIISATNRGLCDMVKEKTFREDLYYRLNVMRLSIPALAERRSDLPLLISHIMKRLAIARKLEALKITGPAMEILLNHDYPGNVREMENILEHAAIICRGEEIAPRHLPLYLQKDEKREPSPETCAPTLEKSMDDHEKSAISGALENCRGNRGKAARLLGMDRSTLWRKMKKHGIAGD
- a CDS encoding 4Fe-4S binding protein — translated: MIIAVTGARGAGATFVAANLAGASLSPVTLLDMDVSKPCCADFIRAEKIASEPVFVPVPRIDAALCDSCGECVAACYYKALRPFRGAPQVFPALCHSGGACRRACPTGAITLAARLIGAVETGVSGNIFLVSGKMSDHEHMGRILEKSIRKFAEPGGLTIMDCPPDAFPNPLECDVMLWVAEPSPRGIYELSRSLLKAREKRLPFGVVVNRSGAGDGRIERLCRKARVPVFLSIPDSPGISAAISENRLLVDDLPRLRLSFRQMLLSAKNQARRPSRLFLMGPSVHEGDIAALAS
- the tsaA gene encoding tRNA (N6-threonylcarbamoyladenosine(37)-N6)-methyltransferase TrmO, with the translated sequence MALKSEKVVIAPIGVIESVHVEADKTPIQPVFARGVKGRAVVFPEYAEELDGIEEFTHIILIYHFHQAGPSALTVRPFLEDVEKGVFATRHPKRPSGLGLSMVRLTAREGNVLLLEDVDILDGTPLLDIKPWVAKFDRPFDAGSGWVDNVDEQTMKQRGRRNFAGNGGNSDSGEKS